The following proteins are co-located in the Arctopsyche grandis isolate Sample6627 chromosome 3, ASM5162203v2, whole genome shotgun sequence genome:
- the LOC143909857 gene encoding uncharacterized protein LOC143909857 produces MYKFAQLLSNVGFIARLLTKSMIIMIVKITTLFALLTIAGTSPVPFSDNFECVYAYTGKMTLSPNSLPFRSIYIIRAELHISPFIDGLWITLKNVTYELYSGADDNNESEKVAIPEDSGSINIPFIYHRYKNESQYGITVHKEDKSWSKNMKQGIANFIFLNSWAFNATEPAEFVDGNQFSYYVMPEENGILVEKFKTHEYYGTALEPKFKLHKEQGHVLPMLKRQTYDFNVDEDSTLLMNSRLTTTLDFFPLNGNSEKYYTTVDQHIVIRDVIPPSEHKFNRHNMEYIEIDFEPKMFRTGNGVYDFSMEKNPVDLDALTGSIKSDLEQLVKHSQESQITLSKFYLENKHSVDLLIQRLRNLDTAHLSKLYSSISNLSDDKMVNVLLQAMSLTGTPNTYIFIMDLISESKLSEDVTVKLLENMPKHVTQYYPKLVKRMWNLIEDKSTSKNVHNTAVLSMSLILYWAKCEDKITETLIERLTKAKDDEERILFINALRNIHCATSDMALLNITKDKSTIPYVRAVAMMSLKTDAHYGFLWMTLFNKTENFEVRVMALHLLTDPRYPSHYDKIYSYLLSERDQELRHFFMKKCESLSTTTIESYQETKARTKTYLPNIKWHKKGVFMSSSYLFDYVDSDYGFGAAALITYYGDLSTHNFTSVHVQLLEKSINPIWSQDEYYLHIRWTSDKPKKFGTIRDIFRGDFEGCVFDSLSIRDHDVTSYTSFKGHKDIKITDFFQRSIKSEVSSFNIDQSLNTEIVIPTDMGFPLIFFDQKSQISKIDVDIQIDSNITVNVNHRGNEIYGFSTYNPISNTWHGLRRVHTSDAYIPIDIDVGRNGKLLKLKINHGNDAFGLQSYVYNHVFMHSDNDDKSYIEATCPKCEPYTVTTEGDESIENHILWESDDEDTGLDYKLAIFDCEQRITASHSMQLMPTIQTMLDDYNKNYDSFPAVKSILALHHLWTSTILSPSAGMCGFGLMVNKSRNNPVTHIDLTVGIEGNTKFSHNNVSKLKEADMKFAYYLKNDDTLVKSWDINYLSTIDNNTEYIVKVNAKSSKPGKPDYRICLDIVDRWGHNNMTSDRTILMGNDHDGKCPKDDSKIKVSMTAGMNEELKNMSDILGSKLNICDNDQKLLISDCIRDLTSYLSYDINIEYEKLDKETMHWLIQISDFIKLTYPYEFVRAVHKKDSAKPGHVEIAVNLPYDYYNLNVSVETPIETYRYDNIEYGFLRWLQQMPYSAFIKYNNDILMYCEAGKGYVKDVEGGHKYKLIYGDDGWSELAKSCPNENGPCSWKINMKSSTDKYSYNVTLHVQVNDEVLELSYAENDLEILMNGEKMPLVSEDRYHYGEWIDYMVLRDGDKSRILINLRNIDVNIYFNYDTVKMIWPYQLLDAPYNMGQCKIDYANKNTIL; encoded by the exons atgtataaattcgcACAATTATTATCAAACGTTGGATTCATCGCACGGCTGCTAACGAAGAGCATGATCATCATGATCGTCAAAATAA CTACGCTTTTTGCGTTATTGACTATAGCCGGGACTTCTCCGGTACCGTTCTCAGATAATTTCGAATGTGTGTACGCCTACACGGGCAAGATGACTTTATCCCCAAATTCACTACCTTTCCGTTCAATCTACATAATACGCGCTGAATTGCATATCTCGCCATTCATAGACGGATTGTGGATAACATTGAAGAACGTCACGTACGAATTATATTCAGGAGCTGATGATAACAACGAATCTGAAAAAGTGGCGATACCTGAAGATTCCGGAAGCATCAACATTCCATTCATCTACCACAGATACAAAAACGAGAGTCAATATGGAATAACCGTGCACAAAGAGGACAAGTCATGGTCTAAGAACATGAAGCAGGGCATCGCtaactttatctttttgaaTTCGTGGGCATTCAATGCGACCGAACCAGCTGAATTCGTAGATGGCAACCAATTCTCTTATTACGTAATGCCTGAAGAGAATGGTATACTCGTGGAAAAGTTTAAGACCCATGAATATTACGGTACGGCGTTGGAGCCGAAGTTTAAGCTTCACAAAGAACAAGGACATGTTTTGCCAATGCTCAAAAGACAGACATATGATTTCAACGTTGATGAAGATAGTACATTATTGATGAATTCGAGGCTCACCACGACTTTAGATTTCTTTCCTTTGAATGGTAATAGTGAGAAATATTACACTACAGTTGACCAACACATCGTAATTAGAGACGTAATACCACCTAGTGAACACAAATTCAACAGACATAACATGGAGTACATCGAAATCGATTTTGAGCCGAAGATGTTCAGGACGGGAAATGGCGTATACGATTTTAGCATGGAAAAAAATCCCGTCGACTTAGATGCTCTTACTGGAAGCATCAAAAGCGATCTCGAACAACTGGTGAAACACTCTCAAGAGAGTCAGATCACCCTCTCGAAGTTCTACCTTGAAAATAAACATTCCGTCGACTTATTAATACAACGCTTGAGGAATTTAGACACTGCTCATTTGTCGAAATTATACTCAAGTATATCAAACTTGAGCGACGACAAGATGGTGAACGTGCTGCTGCAAGCGATGTCACTTACGGGCACTcccaatacatatattttcataatggACCTCATATCAGAATCAAAACTCAGTGAAGATGTAACCGTTAAGCTTTTAGAAAACATGCCTAAGCACGTGACGCAGTACTACCCAAAACTGGTTAAAAGGATGTGGAATTTGATTGAGGATAAATCAACTAGCAAAAACGTTCATAATACAGCTGTACTCTCAATGTCTTTGATACTATATTGGGCTAAATGCGAGGATAAAATCACCGAAACTTTAATTGAAAGATTAACAAAAGCCAAAGATGACGAAGAGagaattttgtttataaacGCATTGCGCAACATTCATTGTGCAACATCCGATATGGCACTGCTGAATATTACGAAAGATAAATCAACGATTCCTTATGTAAGGGCCGTGGCTATGATGAGCTTAAAAACGGATGCACATTATGGCTTCCTTTGGATGACGCTGTTCAATAAAACAGAGAATTTCGAAGTCAGAGTCATGGCTTTACATCTGTTGACTGATCCTCGATACCCATCTCATTACGACAAAATATACTCGTATTTGCTGTCGGAAAGAGACCAGGAATTGAGACATTTCTTTATGAAAAAATGCGAAAGCCTTTCCACGACAACCATTGAAAGCTATCAGGAAACGAAAGCTCGCACCAAAACATATTTACCGAATATAAAATGGCATAAGAAAGGTGTGTTCATGAGTTCAAGCTACCTCTTCGACTACGTAGATTCGGATTACGGATTTGGAGCAGCCGCTTTGATTACGTACTACGGAGATTTATCTACGCATAACTTCACATCGGTTCACGTCCAACTTCTAGAAAAGTCGATCAATCCGATTTGGAGTCAAGACGAATACTACTTGCATATACGTTGGACATCCGACAAACCCAAAAAATTTGGAACGATTCGCGACATTTTCCGTGGTGATTTCGAAGGATGTGTCTTCGACAGCTTATCGATTAGAGACCACGATGTCACTTCGTACACTTCCTTCAAAGGCCATAAAGACATAAAGATAACCGACTTTTTCCAAAGGTCTATAAAATCAGAAGTCTCTAGCTTCAATATCGATCAATCTCTCAATACCGAAATAGTTATACCGACGGATATGGGATTTCCTTTAATTTTCTTCGATcaaaaatctcaaatttcaaaaattgatgtTGATATTCAAATTGATTCAAATATAACTGTCAATGTGAACCATCGTGGAAACGAAATATATGGCTTCTCGACTTACAATCCAATATCAAACACGTGGCATGGACTCAGACGCGTCCACACTTCTGATGCTTATATCCCCATTGACATTGATGTCGGACGTAATGGTAAATTACTCAAATTGAAAATCAATCATGGAAACGATGCCTTCGGATTACAATCTTACGTATACAACCATGTGTTCATGCACAGCGATAATGACGATAAGTCATATATCGAAGCTACTTGTCCCAAATGTGAGCCATACACTGTCACTACCGAAGGAGATGAGTCTATAGAAAAT CATATTCTATGGGAAAGCGACGATGAAGATACCGGTTTAGATTACAAACTGGCGATATTTGATTGTGAACAGAGAATAACAGCGTCTCACTCGATGCAATTGATGCCAACGATCCAGACCATGCTTGATGACTATAACAAAAACTACGACTCGTTCCCGGCCGTGAAgtcaattttagcattacaTCATCTCTGGACATCAACGATTTTATCACCTTCGGCTGGAATGTGCGGATTTGGTTTGATGGTGAATAAGAGTAGAAATAATCCGGTCACTCACATAGATTTGACCGTCGGAATCGAGGGAAACACAAAATTCAGTCATAATAATGTGTCTAAATTAAAGGAGGCGGATATGAAGTTTGCGTATTATTTGAAGAATGATGACACTTTGGTTAAATCTTGGGATATCAACTATTTGAGTACCATAGACAACAATACGGAATATATAGTTAAAGTCAACGCCAAATCATCGAAACCGGGTAAGCCTGATTACAGAATTTGCTTGGACATCGTAGATAGGTGGGGTCATAATAACATGACGTCAGACCGGACCATTTTAATGGGTAATGATCATGACGGAAAATGCCCTAAAGACGACTCTAAAATTAAAGTTTCGATGACGGCTGGAATGAACGAAGAATTGAAGAATATGTCGGATATACTAGGATCAAAATTGAACATTTGCGATAATGACCAAAAGTTATTAATTAGTGATTGCATTAGAGATTTAACTTCATATCTTTCGTACGATATCAACatagaatatgaaaaattgGACAAAGAGACCATGCACTGGTTGATTCAAATTTCAGACTTTATCAAGTTAACTTATCCATATGAGTTCGTTCGTGCGGTACACAAAAAAGATTCCGCAAAACCAGGACACGTGGAAATTGCAGTCAACCTTCCATATGACTACTACAATCTCAACGTTTCTGTGGAAACTCCAATAGAAACCTACCGCTACGACAATATAGAATACGGCTTCCTTAGATGGTTACAACAAATGCCTTACAGCGCTTTTATCAAGTACAACAacgatattttaatgtattgcgAAGCAGGCAAAGGTTACGTGAAAGATGTAGAGGGAGGCCATAAATACAAATTGATTTACGGAGATGACGGTTGGTCAGAATTGGCCAAGTCTTGTCCTAACGAGAATGGCCCATGTTCGTggaaaatcaatatgaaaagcagCACCGACAAGTATTCGTACAATGTG ACGCTCCATGTGCAAGTTAACGACGAGGTCCTCGAATTGAGCTACGCTGAAAACGACCTGGAAATTCTCATGAACGGTGAAAAAATGCCCCTTGTATCCGAAGACAGATATCATTATGGGGAATGGATCGACTATATGGTATTACGGGACGGTGACAAGTCTCGCATCTTGATCAATTTGAGGAATATAGATGTgaacatatatttcaattacgACACGGTTAAAATGATTTGGCCATATCAATTGCTTGATGCGCCTTACAATATGGGACAATGCAAGATCGATTATGCAAACAAAAACACCATACTTTAA
- the LOC143909551 gene encoding uncharacterized protein LOC143909551, protein MIIMIFKITTLFGLLTIAGTSLVPFSDKFKYVYDYTGQIAISPSSPASRSSYIICAELHISPFIDGLWIALKKVTYELYSGADDNNESEKVAIPEDSESINIPFIYHRYKNESQYGITVHKDDKSWSKNMKQGIANLIFLNSWAFNADEPTEFVDNKQFSYYVIPGENSILVKKFKTHEYYDMALEPKFKHHKEQQRVLPMVKKQTYNFNVEKDRLVLLSTTLMTTFDFFPFNGKSEKFFTTILQDIENGNLTPASEQKFNRDNMEYIEIDFEPKMFMTGNGVYDFTMGKEPVDLDALTESIKSDLEELVKHFQESQITLSMFYLENKHSVDLLIQRLRNLDTAHLSKLYSSVSNLSDDKMANVLLQAMSLTGTPNPYFFIMDLISESKLSEDVTVKLLENMSKHVMDYYPKLVKRMWNLIEDKSTSKNVYNTAVLSMSSILYWAKCEDNFIETLIERLTKAKDDEERILFINALRNIHCTTTDVALLNITKDKSMIPHVRAVAMMSLKTDAHYGFLWMTLYNRIENFEVRVMALHLLTDPRYPDHYDKVFSYLLSEEDQELRHLFMKKCESLSTTTIESYQETRTRTIEFASNIKWHVKGVFMSSSYLFDYVDSTYGFGAAALITYYGDLSMHNFTSVHVQLLEKSVNPFWSQDEYYLHIHCTLDKPKKFGTIQDISRGDFEGCVFDSLSVRDHDAVSLTSFKGYKHIKITDFFQRSIKPEISSFNIDQSLNTEIVIPTDMGFPLIFFDQKSQISKIDVDIQMYSNITVNVNYRGNEIYGFSTYNPISNTWHGLRRVHTSDAYIPIDIDVGRNGKFLKLKINHGNDAFGLQSYVYNHVFMHSANDDKSSIKASCPRCDPYFITTEGAENIENHILWESDGEDTGLDYKLAIFDCEQTITASHSMQLIPRIQTMIDDYNKNSESFPAVKSILALHHLWKSMVLSPSTGMCGFGFMMNKSRNNPVTHIDLTVGIEENTKFSHNNVSKLKEMDMKFAYYLKNDETLVKSWDFNFLSTVDNNTEYIVKVNAKSSKPGKPDYRFCLDVVDKWGHNQMTSDWTVLMGNDNAGKCPKDDSKVKVSMTAGMNEESENPGSKFDICDNNQELLISDCIRDITSYLSYDINIEYEKLDKETMHWLIQVSDFIKLTYAYEFVRAVQKEDSGKPGHVEIAVNLPSDSYNLNVSVETPIETYRYDNMGYSLVRCFKHFPYSAFIKYNNDILMYCEAGKDYVKDVEGGHKHKLNYGDDGWSELAKSCPNENEQCSWKINMKNSPDKDSNNLMLYVQVNDEVLELSYAENDLEILMNGEKMPLVSEDRYHYGEWIDYMVLRDGDKSRILINLRNIDVNIYFNYDTVKMIWPYQLLDAAYNMGQCEIEYANKNIIL, encoded by the exons ATGATCATCATGATCTTCAAAATAA CTACGCTTTTTGGGCTATTGACTATAGCCGGGACTTCACTGGTACCGTTCTCAGATAAGTTCAAATATGTGTACGACTACACGGGACAGATCGCTATATCCCCAAGTTCACCAGCTTCACGTTCAAGCTACATAATATGCGCTGAATTGCATATCTCGCCATTCATAGACGGATTGTGGATAGCATTGAAGAAAGTCACGTACGAATTATATTCAGGAGCTGATGATAACAACGAATCTGAAAAAGTGGCGATACCTGAAGATTCAGAAAGCATCAACATTCCATTCATCTACCACAGATACAAAAACGAGAGTCAATATGGAATAACCGTGCACAAAGACGACAAGTCATGGTCTAAAAACATGAAGCAGGGAATCGCCAACCTTATCTTTTTGAATTCGTGGGCATTTAATGCGGACGAACCAACTGAATTCGTAGATAACAAGCAATTCTCTTATTACGTGATTCCTGGAGAGAATAGTATACTTGTGAAAAAGTTTAAGACCCATGAATATTACGATATGGCGTTGGAGCCCAAGTTCAAGCATCACAAAGAACAACAACGAGTTTTGCCAATGGTTAAAAAACAGACGTATAATTTCAACGTTGAAAAAGATAGATTGGTATTGTTGTCTACGACGCTCATGACCACTTTCGACTTCTTTCCTTTCAATGGTAAAAGTGAAAAGTTTTTCACTACAATTCTCCAAGACATTGAAAACGGAAACTTAACGCCAGCTAGCGAACAAAAATTCAACAGAGACAACATGGAGTACATCGAAATCGATTTTGAGCCAAAGATGTTCATGACGGGAAATGGCGTATACGATTTTACCATGGGAAAAGAACCTGTCGACTTAGATGCTCTTACTGAAAGTATCAAAAGCGATCTCGAAGAACTGGTGAAACACTTCCAAGAGAGTCAGATCACCCTCTCCATGTTCTACCTTGAAAATAAACATTCCGTCGACTTATTAATACAACGCTTGAGGAATTTAGACACTGCTCATTTGTCGAAATTATACTCGAGTGTATCAAACTTGAGCGACGACAAGATGGCGAACGTGCTGCTGCAAGCGATGTCACTTACGGGCACTCCCAAtccatattttttcataatggaCCTCATATCAGAATCGAAACTCAGTGAAGATGTAACCGTCAAGCTTTTAGAAAACATGTCTAAGCATGTGATGGACTACTATCCAAAACTGGTTAAAAGGATGTGGAATTTGATTGAGGATAAATCAACTAGCAAAAACGTTTACAATACAGCTGTACTCTCAATGTCTTCGATACTTTATTGGGCTAAATGCGAGGATAATTTCATCGAAACTTTAATTGAAAGATTAACAAAAGCCAAAGACGACGAAGAGagaattttgtttataaacGCATTGCGCAACATTCATTGTACAACAACCGATGTGGCACTGCTGAATATTACGAAAGATAAATCTATGATTCCTCATGTAAGAGCCGTGGCTATGATGAGCTTAAAAACGGATGCACATTATGGCTTTCTATGGATGACGCTGTATAATAGAATAGAGAATTTCGAAGTCAGAGTTATGGCTTTACATCTGTTGACTGATCCTCGATACCCAGATCACTACGACAAAGTATTCTCGTATTTGCTGTCGGAAGAAGACCAGGAATTGAGACATTTGTTTATGAAAAAATGCGAAAGCCTTTCCACGACAACCATTGAAAGCTACCAGGAAACAAGAACTCGAACCATAGAATTTGCATCGAATATAAAATGGCATGTGAAAGGTGTGTTCATGAGTTCAAGCTACCTTTTCGACTACGTGGACTCTACTTACGGATTCGGAGCAGCCGCTTTGATTACGTACTATGGAGATTTATCTATGCATAACTTCACATCGGTTCATGTCCAACTTTTAGAGAAGTCGGTCAATCCGTTTTGGAGTCAAGACGAATACTACTTgcacatacattgtacattagACAAACCCAAAAAATTTGGAACGATTCAGGACATTTCCCGTGGCGATTTCGAAGGATGTGTCTTCGACAGCTTATCGGTTAGAGACCACGATGCAGTTTCGTTAACTTCCTTCAAAGGCTATAAACACATAAAGATAACCGACTTTTTCCAACGCTCTATAAAACCAGAAATTTCTAGCTTCAATATCGATCAATCTCTCAATACCGAAATAGTTATACCGACGGATATGGGATTTCCTTTAATTTTCTTCGATcaaaaatctcaaatttcaaaaattgatgtTGATATTCAAATGTATTCGAATATAACAGTCAATGTGAACTATCGTGGAAACGAAATATATGGCTTCTCGACTTACAATCCAATATCAAACACGTGGCATGGACTCAGACGCGTCCACACTTCTGATGCTTATATCCCCATTGACATTGATGTCGGACGCAATGGTAAATTTCTCAAATTGAAAATCAATCATGGAAACGATGCCTTCGGATTACAATCTTACGTATACAACCATGTGTTCATGCACAGCGCTAATGACGATAAGTCATCTATTAAAGCTTCTTGTCCCAGATGTGATCCATACTTTATCACTACCGAAGGTGCTGAAAATATAGAAAAT cATATTCTATGGGAAAGCGACGGTGAAGATACCGGTTTGGATTACAAATTGGCGATATTTGATTGTGAACAGACAATCACAGCGTCTCACTCGATGCAATTGATTCCAAGGATCCAGACCATGATTGATGACTATAACAAAAACTCCGAGTCCTTCCCGGCCGTGAAGTCGATTTTAGCATTACATCATCTCTGGAAATCGATGGTTCTATCACCTTCGACTGGAATGTGCGGATTTGGTTTTATGATGAACAAGAGTAGAAATAATCCGGTCACTCACATAGATTTGACCGTCGGAATCGAGGAAAACACAAAATTCAGTCATAATAATGTGTCTAAATTAAAGGAGATGGATATGAAGTTCGCATATTATTTGAAGAATGATGAGACTTTGGTTAAATCTTGGGATTTCAACTTTTTAAGTACCGTAGACAACAATACGGAATATATAGTTAAAGTCAACGCCAAATCATCGAAACCCGGTAAGCCTGATTACAGATTTTGCTTGGACGTCGTAGATAAGTGGGGTCACAATCAAATGACGTCAGACTGGACCGTTTTAATGGGTAATGATAATGCCGGAAAATGCCCTAAAGATGACTCCAAAgtgaaggtttcgatgacggcCGGAATGAACGAAGAATCGGAAAACCCTGGATCAAAATTCGACATTTGCGATAATAACCAAGAGTTATTAATTAGTGATTGCATTAGAGATATAACTTCATATCTTTCGTACGATATCAACatagaatatgaaaaattgGACAAAGAGACCATGCACTGGTTGATTCAAGTTTCAGACTTTATCAAGTTAACTTATGCATACGAGTTCGTCCGTGCGGTACAAAAAGAAGATTCCGGAAAACCAGGACACGTGGAAATCGCAGTTAATCTTCCATCTGACTCTTACAATCTCAACGTTTCTGTGGAAACTCCGATAGAAACCTACCGCTACGACAATATGGGTTACAGCTTGGTCAGGTGTTTTAAACATTTTCCTTACAGCGCTTTTATCAAATACAACAacgatattttaatgtattgcgAAGCAGGCAAAGATTACGTGAAAGATGTAGAGGGAGGCCATAAACACAAATTGAATTACGGAGATGACGGTTGGTCAGAATTGGCCAAATCTTGTCCCAACGAGAACGAGCAATGTTCATggaaaatcaatatgaaaaacaGCCCCGACAAGGATTCGAACAATTTG ATGCTGTACGTGCAAGTTAACGACGAGGTTCTCGAATTGAGCTACGCTGAAAATGACCTGGAAATTCTTATGAATGGTGAAAAAATGCCCCTCGTATCCGAAGACAGATATCATTATGGGGAATGGATCGACTACATGGTATTACGGGACGGTGACAAGTCTCGCATCTTGATCAATTTGAGGAATATAGATGTgaacatatatttcaattacgACACGGTTAAGATGATTTGGCCATATCAATTGCTTGATGCGGCCTACAATATGGGACAATGCGAGATCGAATATGCAAACAAAAACATCATACTTTAA